The following are encoded together in the Lathyrus oleraceus cultivar Zhongwan6 chromosome 3, CAAS_Psat_ZW6_1.0, whole genome shotgun sequence genome:
- the LOC127129489 gene encoding putative glutaredoxin-C14: MFNQEKLVHYQVEQPSWSYYMTRVTRTMEEDQMERIMRLAAQSAVVIFSIGSTSCMCHAMKSLFSGMGVNAMVHEFDQDPKPFMRLLGNSTSLPVVFIGGKLVGSMDTVLAFHINGSLVPLLKDAGALWL; the protein is encoded by the coding sequence ATGTTCAATCAAGAGAAGCTAGTGCATTATCAAGTGGAACAACCATCATGGAGCTACTACATGACAAGAGTAACAAGGACAATGGAGGAAGATCAAATGGAGAGAATCATGAGATTAGCTGCACAGAGTGCTGTTGTGATATTCAGCATTGGTAGTACTAGTTGTATGTGTCATGCAATGAAGAGCTTGTTTAGTGGAATGGGAGTGAATGCAATGGTTCATGAATTTGATCAAGATCCAAAACCATTCATGAGGTTACTTGGAAATTCAACATCACTTCCAGTTGTTTTCATTGGTGGAAAATTAGTTGGTTCTATGGATACAGTTTTGGCTTTTCATATCAATGGTTCTCTTGTTCCTCTTCTCAAAGATGCTGGTGCTTTGTGGCTTTAA